Proteins encoded within one genomic window of Balneolaceae bacterium:
- a CDS encoding PIG-L family deacetylase codes for MPEDKLRIIAIFAHPDDAEVKMGGTAALWAEMGHSVKFVSLTNGDAGHHVKGGGELAKIRYNEAQEAKERLGIDEYKILNNHDAELLPKLHIRHQVIREIRNWKADLVIGLRPNDYHPDHRYAGVLVMDAAYLVIVPNVVPDTEPLNKNPVFLYMQDPFQKPNPFNPDITINVTKTFSKKIDAMDAHKSQFYEWLPWTQGLLENVPDEADDKKIWLAKWLTDWLGGDNKIPSEFMNSLRKWYGNEEMINKLSFSKIEAFEIAEYGHQPTEDEIRTLFPMLDTQ; via the coding sequence ATGCCAGAAGATAAACTCAGAATTATTGCCATATTTGCCCACCCAGACGACGCTGAAGTTAAGATGGGAGGAACAGCTGCCCTGTGGGCTGAAATGGGACATTCCGTAAAGTTTGTATCTTTAACAAATGGTGATGCAGGTCATCATGTAAAAGGAGGTGGTGAATTAGCTAAAATCCGGTATAATGAAGCACAAGAAGCTAAGGAAAGGTTGGGGATTGATGAGTATAAAATTTTAAATAATCATGATGCTGAACTTCTCCCAAAATTACACATTCGGCACCAAGTAATAAGAGAAATCAGAAATTGGAAGGCCGACCTGGTGATTGGCCTGAGACCCAACGATTATCATCCGGACCACCGATATGCCGGCGTTTTAGTAATGGATGCAGCCTATTTGGTGATCGTTCCAAATGTTGTTCCTGATACAGAGCCTCTGAATAAAAATCCAGTTTTTCTCTACATGCAAGATCCTTTTCAAAAACCAAATCCATTTAATCCTGATATCACAATCAACGTTACCAAGACTTTCTCTAAAAAGATTGATGCGATGGATGCTCACAAATCTCAATTTTACGAGTGGCTGCCATGGACTCAAGGATTATTAGAAAATGTCCCTGATGAGGCTGATGACAAAAAAATATGGCTTGCTAAATGGCTAACTGATTGGTTGGGAGGAGACAATAAAATACCCTCTGAGTTTATGAATTCATTGAGAAAATGGTACGGTAATGAAGAGATGATCAACAAGCTTTCATTTAGCAAGATTGAGGCATTTGAAATTGCAGAATATGGGCATCAACCCACTGAGGATGAAATCAGAACACTCTTCCCAATGCTCGATACTCAGTAA